The Shewanella mesophila genome contains the following window.
CATTTATATAGGCTAAACATCTGTGAGTTAATCAATGAATTGATCCATTGTTATTGCTGAAATATCTCAGTACGGTGATGGGCTAAGAACTCTTCTTTTGGAATAAATTTAGTTGGAAGGGTAATAGATTTTCCCTCGTATTGTTTAAAGCAGTAATCCACAAATGGGTTATTTTTATGTAGTAGTTTGCTCGATAATACGACCTCTAGATTTGAGTTGAGTGTGAGCAGACCTTGGTCAAAAGCACTGTCATGAATACTCGATAGGCACAATCCATTACACGGATTCAATCGTTCACTTGGCTTAACACTCCAAGGCATAATGTGGCTCGCGACCAATAAATTAGGAATACTCAAATTTGTAATACAGCATTTATCATTATAAGAACTCAGTATTATCTGGCGGAATTGATTTTGTCCGATACGGGCCTTTGATTGAACTAATCTTTCGCGGCCGGTGAAGTTGCTATCCGTCGATTCACTTTCTTCATGTTCATTGGTGATAGTAAGGAATGCTTCAGCACTTGTGATATAAAAATTTTCCCAATCGGCAGACATCTCCGCCCACATATCC
Protein-coding sequences here:
- a CDS encoding HNH endonuclease, whose protein sequence is MTERRPWSRNDLLVAFYLYNKTSFGKISARNPEIIKVSKFLNRTPSSLSMKMANIASCDPMIQVSGRSGLKGASKADKDMWAEMSADWENFYITSAEAFLTITNEHEESESTDSNFTGRERLVQSKARIGQNQFRQIILSSYNDKCCITNLSIPNLLVASHIMPWSVKPSERLNPCNGLCLSSIHDSAFDQGLLTLNSNLEVVLSSKLLHKNNPFVDYCFKQYEGKSITLPTKFIPKEEFLAHHRTEIFQQ